A genomic region of Nevskiales bacterium contains the following coding sequences:
- a CDS encoding HPr family phosphocarrier protein: MVIEADARIVNRLGLHARPAAEFVKVAGKFQASVVVSKDGMDVNGKSIMGMMMLAAECGSSLHIRAEGEDAAEAIAALCELVAAGFGED; this comes from the coding sequence ATGGTGATCGAGGCGGACGCCAGGATCGTAAACCGACTCGGCCTGCACGCGCGGCCGGCGGCCGAGTTCGTGAAGGTCGCCGGGAAGTTCCAGGCCAGCGTGGTCGTCAGCAAGGACGGCATGGACGTGAACGGGAAGAGCATCATGGGAATGATGATGCTGGCCGCCGAGTGCGGCAGCAGCCTGCACATCCGGGCCGAGGGCGAGGACGCCGCCGAGGCGATCGCCGCGCTGTGCGAGCTGGTGGCCGCCGGATTCGGGGAGGACTGA
- the ptsP gene encoding phosphoenolpyruvate--protein phosphotransferase yields the protein MRAGGRRIRGGLMPHRLIHGIAVSPGIAAGPALVVRWEVPEVPEQAIAPEAVDREIARLRDALAFAKERIQAVRRQAAERAGEEEARIFDAQLMILDDQDLIGGVERLIRDNHFSAERAFALKIVEWRGLWSTHGSPLLRERLADLTDVEIRVLTRLLGVDEPDVLADHDGPVILVARDLTPSLTVQLDREAVLAIACEQGTRTSHSAILAHAIGIPAVVGLPGVLSRVKTGESVILDGWTGTLMVEPTPEDAARARARDEQQRVFARELAAEADRDAVTGDGRRLTVRANLDLPEELSVAVNGRAEGIGLMRTEFLVVGRGRMPGEDEQYSLYRRVGESFPTSEVVIRTFDLGGDKFPGFRAAAENNPFLGWRAIRVCLDHPEVFRPQVRAILRAAAKARLKLMIPLVTRIEELEATRRIVEEEAAALAKAGIEAAASVPVGVMIETPAAVLIADQLSRRADFVSVGTNDLVQYTLAVDRGNARLASRFTSLHPAILRSLDIVRRAAAASRIEVSVCGEMASDPVALYVLLALGYRTFSVAARSLALIRWVARRLRAEDAEQAAPRLLVARTADEVAEQARAAVRQLVDPRLLEPA from the coding sequence GTGCGAGCTGGTGGCCGCCGGATTCGGGGAGGACTGATGCCGCATCGCCTGATCCACGGCATCGCGGTTTCGCCCGGCATCGCCGCGGGGCCGGCCCTGGTGGTGCGGTGGGAGGTGCCGGAGGTTCCCGAGCAGGCGATCGCCCCGGAAGCGGTGGACCGGGAGATCGCGCGACTGCGCGATGCTCTCGCGTTCGCGAAGGAGCGCATCCAAGCGGTGCGCCGCCAGGCGGCCGAGCGCGCCGGCGAGGAGGAGGCGCGCATCTTCGACGCGCAGCTAATGATACTCGACGACCAGGACCTGATCGGCGGCGTCGAGCGCCTGATTCGCGACAACCACTTCTCGGCCGAGCGCGCCTTTGCCCTCAAGATCGTGGAGTGGCGCGGCCTGTGGAGCACTCACGGCAGCCCGCTGCTGCGCGAGCGCCTGGCCGACCTGACGGACGTGGAAATCAGGGTGCTCACCCGGCTGCTGGGCGTGGACGAGCCCGATGTGCTGGCGGACCACGACGGGCCGGTGATCCTGGTGGCGCGCGATCTGACCCCGTCTCTCACCGTGCAGCTGGATCGTGAGGCGGTGCTGGCCATCGCCTGCGAGCAGGGCACCCGCACCTCGCACTCGGCCATCCTGGCCCACGCGATCGGGATCCCGGCGGTCGTGGGCCTGCCTGGCGTGCTGTCGCGGGTGAAGACCGGAGAGAGCGTGATCCTGGACGGCTGGACCGGTACTCTGATGGTGGAGCCCACGCCGGAAGACGCCGCGCGGGCCAGGGCGCGCGACGAGCAGCAGCGGGTGTTCGCGCGCGAACTGGCCGCCGAGGCCGACCGCGACGCGGTGACCGGCGACGGCCGGCGCCTGACGGTGCGCGCCAACCTCGACCTGCCGGAAGAGCTTTCCGTGGCGGTGAACGGGCGGGCCGAGGGCATCGGGCTGATGCGCACCGAGTTCCTGGTGGTGGGCCGTGGCAGGATGCCGGGTGAGGACGAGCAGTACTCGCTGTACCGCAGGGTGGGCGAGTCGTTCCCTACCTCGGAGGTCGTGATCCGCACCTTCGACCTGGGCGGCGACAAGTTCCCCGGCTTTCGCGCCGCGGCCGAGAACAACCCGTTCCTGGGCTGGCGCGCCATCCGGGTGTGCTTGGACCATCCCGAGGTGTTCCGCCCTCAGGTGCGGGCGATCCTGCGCGCCGCGGCGAAGGCGCGTTTGAAGCTGATGATCCCGCTGGTCACCCGGATAGAGGAGCTGGAAGCCACGCGCCGGATCGTGGAGGAGGAGGCCGCAGCGCTGGCGAAGGCGGGCATCGAGGCCGCGGCGTCGGTGCCGGTGGGCGTAATGATCGAGACGCCGGCGGCGGTGTTGATCGCCGACCAGCTCTCGCGCCGGGCCGATTTCGTGTCGGTCGGCACCAACGACTTGGTCCAGTACACTCTGGCGGTGGACCGTGGCAACGCGAGGCTGGCGAGCCGGTTCACCTCGCTGCATCCGGCCATACTGCGCTCGCTCGACATCGTGCGGCGGGCCGCGGCCGCGAGCCGAATCGAGGTTTCGGTGTGCGGCGAGATGGCTTCCGACCCGGTAGCGCTCTATGTACTGCTGGCGCTTGGCTATCGCACCTTCTCGGTGGCCGCGCGGTCGCTGGCGCTGATCAGGTGGGTCGCGCGCCGGCTGCGCGCGGAGGATGCGGAGCAGGCCGCGCCGCGACTGCTGGTGGCCCGCACCGCCGACGAGGTCGCCGAGCAGGCCCGCGCCGCGGTCAGACAGCTCGTCGACCCGCGCCTGCTCGAGCCGGCCTGA
- the metK gene encoding methionine adenosyltransferase: MDNAHRWLFTSESVTEGHPDKIADQISDAVLDYIIARDSKARVACETFVTTGLAMVGGEITTETYAPIPEIVRGTLKSIGYTNAEYGIGAETCAVLTSIDRQSPDIAQGVDTGGAGDQGMMFGYATDETPELMPLPILLAHRLTQRLAEVRRSGELSWVRPDGKAQVTVEYEGDRPRRVATVVVSTQHNPGIGHDEICKDVINHVIKPVVGDWIRDGDPIYHINPTGKFEVGGPQGDAGLTGRKIIVDTYGGFSRHGGGAFSGKDPTKVDRSAAYAARWIAKNIVAAGLARRCEVQLAYAIGVVQPVSVMVQTFGTGSVAEAVIERAVREQFDLSPKGIIEALELRNPIYRATATYGHFGRKPERRSVEGAAEGTRREVEFFTWERTDRASELRETAHRLSGAAKAAR, translated from the coding sequence TTGGACAACGCGCACCGCTGGCTGTTCACCTCCGAGAGCGTCACGGAAGGCCATCCCGACAAGATCGCCGACCAGATCTCGGATGCAGTGCTCGACTATATCATCGCCCGCGACAGCAAGGCGCGCGTGGCGTGCGAGACGTTCGTCACCACCGGCCTGGCGATGGTGGGCGGCGAGATCACGACCGAGACCTACGCGCCAATTCCCGAGATCGTGCGCGGGACACTGAAGTCGATCGGCTACACCAACGCGGAGTACGGCATCGGCGCCGAGACCTGCGCCGTGCTGACCTCGATCGACCGCCAGTCACCGGACATCGCGCAGGGCGTCGATACCGGCGGCGCCGGCGACCAGGGCATGATGTTCGGCTACGCGACCGACGAGACGCCGGAACTGATGCCGCTGCCGATCCTGCTGGCGCACCGGCTCACCCAGCGCCTGGCTGAGGTGCGGCGCAGCGGCGAGCTGTCGTGGGTCAGGCCGGACGGCAAGGCGCAGGTCACAGTCGAGTACGAAGGCGATCGCCCGCGGCGCGTGGCCACGGTCGTGGTGTCGACGCAGCACAATCCCGGCATCGGCCACGACGAAATCTGTAAGGACGTGATCAACCACGTCATCAAGCCGGTGGTCGGCGACTGGATCAGGGACGGCGATCCCATCTATCACATCAACCCTACTGGGAAGTTCGAGGTTGGTGGTCCGCAGGGCGACGCCGGCCTGACGGGGCGCAAGATCATCGTCGACACCTATGGCGGCTTCTCGCGCCACGGCGGCGGCGCCTTCAGCGGCAAGGACCCGACCAAGGTGGACCGCTCGGCTGCGTATGCGGCGCGCTGGATCGCCAAGAACATCGTGGCGGCCGGACTGGCGCGGCGCTGCGAGGTGCAGTTGGCCTACGCGATCGGCGTAGTCCAGCCGGTTTCGGTCATGGTCCAGACCTTCGGGACCGGCTCGGTGGCCGAGGCGGTGATCGAGCGCGCGGTGCGGGAGCAGTTCGACCTGTCGCCCAAGGGCATCATCGAGGCGCTGGAGCTGCGTAACCCGATCTACCGCGCTACCGCCACCTACGGCCACTTTGGCCGCAAGCCGGAGCGGCGCAGCGTCGAAGGCGCCGCCGAGGGCACGCGCCGCGAAGTGGAGTTCTTCACTTGGGAGCGCACCGACCGCGCGTCGGAACTGCGCGAAACCGCACACCGGCTTTCGGGCGCCGCGAAGGCCGCCCGCTGA